The following nucleotide sequence is from Pseudoalteromonas xiamenensis.
AACACCATGCTCCGGTTCGCTTAAATCAAGTTCTTTCGCAGTGATGTGATGATTATGCTTTGTATTGTAAAAGATACGCACTTTTGGCGCTGTCGGCTGCAGCCTATTTCCCTCAAGCACTAAGGCTAAACGTTCATTGGTCAGTTTTACTATCGTGCCGACCGGATGAACCCCCATGCATTTTATAAATCGTTGCACCAGTTCTGGATCAAACAATTGCTTATTCGTCAGTAGATAACGCAGTGCATGAATTGGCTCATTCCCACTTGCGTGTGGTCTATCCGCAGTGATTGCATCATACACGTCAACTATGGCCATAATACGTGCCACTTTAGAAATGTTTTCTGCTTTAAGGCCCCTTGGATAACCGGTACCATCCAGTCGCTCATGATGGTTCACTATCATGTCCATCACAATTTTTGACAAACCCGCCTCACCTTTGACCAACCCCAACGATTGCGAAACGTGTTTTTCAAGCGCTTTCATTTCATGATCGGTAAGCTTACTCTCTTTATTTAAGATGCCTTGAGGTAATTTAGCATGTCCCACATCGTGCAGCATTGCACCAAGGGCCAACTGTTCAACCATTGCAGGCTTTAACCCGAGATATTTAGCAAAGACCGTGACCAATATGGTGCAATTGATCATGTGACGCCAATTGTAATTATCTTTATCACGCAAACGCGTCATAATCGCCATCGCATTCGAATTACGAAATACGGATTCGACTATTTCTTTACTGACTTCGTTGACTAATCCCATATCAACTCGCATGCCTGCGGTGATATCACCGTAAAGGGTCTGAACTTTGCGATTGTGTTGTTCAAATTGTTGGATAGCTTGAGCAAACTCTTTTTCAAGTGAAACGAGTCTCTTGTTGCTGCTGACTTTTTGGTTCTACAGGCTTTTTAACGACCTTTTTAGCTGTCGATAATGTCCCATCAGGTTTTGATTGTGGCTTTTCCGGCTCAGGTTCAACAACCGGTATTGGAGGCTTAGGCTGGTATTTGTCAGGGATTGAAATATCGCTTTGTGTGAAATCAATTTTAAGCTCTAAAACCCCTTTGGCCTTAAGCTGTTTGATGATCCCGCTATCACGCACCATGCCTCGAGATTTAATCTTAACTTTAGAATTACCGCTTTGCTTGCTAACACTGTCAACAAACATTCCTGGCTGTAGTTCTGTAATCGGTAGCGTGACCAGCATGAAGTCGATTTTTCACACAAAGGGAACAAGACGCGATTATTAGCATTTTTTTATTGGTCTTGTCTAGATTAACGAAAATAATTAATGAAATGTTATTAGTGATTCTGCTCACTCGTGCTCAAAACAAATCAGGCCGAACAACGTCGGCCTGATATCGCAAAAAGCAGATTTACTCTTGAAAGTAAGTGCCCCAGCCGTCGTATTCAACACCAGTTTGTGTTGCAAGCGCTGCCAATTTATCAACGTCTTCCATGATCGCTTCAACGTCTAGCTCACATTCAACAACGATATCAAAGCCCCAAATAGTACCGCCTTCTTCCAGTTCTAATTCGGCTGGCTCTTCAACATCGTATCCGAGTTTAAAAGCGGCTAATGCGGCTTGTTCTAATTTATCAAAGTCTTCACATACAAAGTGGTGTTCCACTTCATACAACACTTCAGGGTTAGAACCATCTTCTAGCAACGACTCAACGATGTCTTCGCTGATCTCACGCCAATTTTCCATTCGCTTCTCTCACTTTATCATCAAGGTGTGCAATTCTTTGTGCCATCAATTCGTGAGTCGCTTGTGCATGATCTCGTGCACTTACACTCTCATCGAGCATCAAAGGCTCCATCATATCGATGAATATTGTACCATTGTCCCAACGATTTAGCTTTATAAGCTTATGTGTTGAATTCATACATACGGGAACGACAGGAACCTTGGCATTTAGCGCAGTATGGAAAGCGCCGGTTTTAAACGGTAGTAGTCCACGTCCATAGCTTCGAGTTCCCTCAGGGAACATCCACACGGAAACACCATCTTCTTTTATTTTACTCGCCGCTTTACCAAGTGTACCAACCGCTTTAGAGCGATTGCCACGATCGATTAGAATGTTGCCAGAAAGCCAATAAAGCTGCCCAAAAAATGGGATCCATTTTAAGCTTTTCTTCCCCATACTTACCGTGTTTTTTGGCACAGCCCCTGGCAAAGTAAACAAGTCATAGTTGTTTTGATGATTAGCAATGTAAATAGCAGGACCAATTTCATCAACACCAGGTGCACGATTAATCACAACGTTGACACCTAAAATACGCGCCATGCTACCAAACCATGAGGCCACAATATGTACGTTATTTTTGTGGAATGGTTTGAATAAACAAAGCACTAGACCGCATAAAGCGCTCATCACGATAAATATCGCCATCGCGATAATTCGAACTACAGCAAGCAACGGGAACTCTCCGTACAGTAAAACTGGAGGCATTATAACTCGTACAGCGAACACTTGTAAGCTCAAATTATTTGCAAAAATTGTCGAAGGTGGATTCGTTTAATCGCGGGTGAATTTTAAAAGAATGCAATTCGGTATAAATAGAATAGAAAAAGCTCGCATTACGCGAGCTTTTTTTTCTTAAAGAGCAATGAATTACGCTTTTTCTTGCAAGAAACGAGCAATGGTTCTGAAACCCAACGTTGTCGCACCTGCAGACCAGTCTGCAGAAGCGTTGTCTCTAAAACACGCCGCTAAGTCTAAGTGGATCCAACCTTGGCCGTCGTTTGGTACAAAACGTGATAAGAAACCAGCAGCATTCGATGCGCCACCAGCACCACCGCCTTTTACTGGGCGACTGTTTGCCGTATCCGCATAAGCAGATGGGCAAGCGTTCTGGTGCCATTTTTCAAGAGGTAATGGCCAAACCGCTTCACTTTCTAGGTCAGCAAACTGGCAAACTTCACGC
It contains:
- the rraB gene encoding ribonuclease E inhibitor RraB: MENWREISEDIVESLLEDGSNPEVLYEVEHHFVCEDFDKLEQAALAAFKLGYDVEEPAELELEEGGTIWGFDIVVECELDVEAIMEDVDKLAALATQTGVEYDGWGTYFQE
- a CDS encoding 1-acylglycerol-3-phosphate O-acyltransferase codes for the protein MLAVVRIIAMAIFIVMSALCGLVLCLFKPFHKNNVHIVASWFGSMARILGVNVVINRAPGVDEIGPAIYIANHQNNYDLFTLPGAVPKNTVSMGKKSLKWIPFFGQLYWLSGNILIDRGNRSKAVGTLGKAASKIKEDGVSVWMFPEGTRSYGRGLLPFKTGAFHTALNAKVPVVPVCMNSTHKLIKLNRWDNGTIFIDMMEPLMLDESVSARDHAQATHELMAQRIAHLDDKVREANGKLA